In Gemmatimonadales bacterium, the sequence ACCTGGTCGGCATCCCGGACGGCGTCCGGAACCAAGGCGGCACGCTGGACCAGGTGCTTCGCACGGTGGAGATCGAGGTGCTTCCGGCGAACATCCCGGAGCGCGTCGAGCTGGACACGACCCTGCTCGTGATCGGCAAGTCGCTGCACGTGTCGGACCTCGTCATTCCGAACGCGGAGATCCTGACCGACGGCTCGCTGACCATCTGCACCGTCGCGCCGCCGCGGGTCGAGGAAGTCGCGGTGGTGGCGGCGCCGGAGGGTGTGGTCGCCGAGGGCGCCGAAGCAGTGGCCGCGGCGGAGCCGACCGAGCCCGAGCTCATCCGCAAGCGGAAGGCGGAAGAGGAAGAAGCCGAGGAGTAGCCGGCCGCGGCCCTCAAGCTCATCGTCGGCCTCGGCAACCCGGGCGCCGAGTACGCCGACACCCGGCACAACGTCGGGTTCTGGCTCGCCGACGCGCTGGCCACGCGCTGGAAGCTGCCGCGCTTCAGACGCGAGGGGCGCTCGCTGGCGACCGGCGGAGACACCCCGAACGGCCCGGTCCATCTCCTCAAGCCGCAGACCATGATGAACGACTCGGGGCGCGCGCTGTCCGGATTGCGCGCCCCCGAGGCCGGCGCCCCCCTCGA encodes:
- a CDS encoding 50S ribosomal protein L25, which codes for MATVVQLTAEPRTAARKKGAKALRNAGKVPAVIYGHGREPATLSIDGFDFGRLLQGITPESTIVELTVSGTTVRTLIREVQRHPLKPGIVHVDFYEIHADEKIRLEVPIHLVGIPDGVRNQGGTLDQVLRTVEIEVLPANIPERVELDTTLLVIGKSLHVSDLVIPNAEILTDGSLTICTVAPPRVEEVAVVAAPEGVVAEGAEAVAAAEPTEPELIRKRKAEEEEAEE